A genome region from Corynebacterium uberis includes the following:
- the alr gene encoding alanine racemase, with amino-acid sequence MDLLTTRIDLGAIAHNTRLLARRVAPAALMAVVKADGYNHGAARVAQVMLAHGASQLGVATLPEAHALRAAGITAPILAWIWHPRVDDVAAALDASIEVALTSPEHCQAVLSALCDAPHRTARVTLKVDTGMRRNGLEGADFDAVCRALVGHPQVEVTGVMSHLACADEPDNPFTDAQARQFDQAIATARAHGLEVPVNHLCNSPATLTRPDLYHEMVRPGVALYGLEPVAGRDHGLRPAMSWVSTVTKVQPIARGEGTSYGLTWTAPSDGFLAVVPGGYADGLPRAFQNCVEVTIAGQRYPQVGRVCMDQFLVWLGANPHGVRAGQSATIFGSGAAMSATELAQRAGTINYEVVCRPCGRTVRTYVDQDLNEEGAHE; translated from the coding sequence ATGGATCTGCTGACCACCCGCATTGACCTGGGCGCTATTGCCCATAACACCCGGCTGTTGGCGCGCCGGGTTGCTCCTGCCGCCCTCATGGCCGTAGTCAAGGCCGATGGGTATAACCATGGGGCGGCGCGCGTGGCGCAGGTGATGCTTGCCCACGGGGCCAGTCAGTTGGGGGTGGCCACTCTGCCCGAGGCGCATGCGTTGCGCGCCGCGGGTATCACCGCGCCGATCCTGGCGTGGATTTGGCACCCGCGTGTCGATGATGTTGCCGCGGCGTTGGACGCGTCGATCGAGGTGGCACTGACCTCGCCGGAGCATTGTCAGGCGGTGCTGTCCGCGCTTTGCGACGCCCCCCACCGCACCGCGCGCGTGACCCTCAAGGTGGACACGGGCATGCGCCGCAACGGGCTGGAAGGCGCGGATTTTGATGCGGTCTGCCGGGCGTTGGTGGGTCACCCGCAGGTGGAGGTCACGGGGGTGATGAGCCATCTGGCGTGCGCGGATGAGCCGGATAATCCGTTTACGGATGCCCAGGCGCGGCAGTTTGATCAGGCGATTGCCACGGCGCGTGCGCACGGCCTGGAGGTGCCGGTTAATCACCTGTGCAACTCTCCGGCGACGCTGACTAGGCCGGATCTTTATCATGAGATGGTTCGCCCTGGGGTGGCACTCTACGGTCTGGAGCCGGTGGCGGGGCGCGACCACGGGCTGCGCCCGGCGATGAGCTGGGTGAGCACGGTGACCAAGGTCCAGCCCATCGCCCGGGGCGAGGGCACGTCTTATGGGCTGACGTGGACGGCGCCCAGCGATGGCTTTTTGGCGGTCGTCCCGGGTGGTTATGCTGACGGGCTGCCGCGGGCGTTCCAGAACTGCGTGGAGGTCACCATCGCCGGGCAGCGCTATCCGCAGGTGGGACGGGTGTGCATGGATCAGTTCCTGGTGTGGTTGGGCGCAAACCCGCACGGCGTGCGCGCCGGGCAGTCGGCGACCATTTTTGGTTCCGGGGCGGCGATGAGCGCAACGGAATTGGCGCAGCGTGCGGGAACCATTAACTATGAGGTGGTGTGCCGCCCCTGTGGGCGCACGGTGCGAACGTATGTTGACCAGGATCTCAATGAGGAGGGTGCACATGAGTGA
- the tsaE gene encoding tRNA (adenosine(37)-N6)-threonylcarbamoyltransferase complex ATPase subunit type 1 TsaE, producing MSESWPVSGQVRCEDAQQTQQLGERIGQAVRAGDVLILDGPLGAGKTTLTQGIARGMGISARVTSPTFTIAREYHPGGDAPALIHVDAYRLMGGQDAGPGDALDALESLDLDAQLDSAVVVAEWGKGMFDVLSQRCWLVTIDRTTAVEQDPDSQARLISWHPVGVGEAPNGTGAEPKSVL from the coding sequence ATGAGTGAGTCGTGGCCGGTCAGTGGGCAGGTTCGTTGCGAGGATGCGCAGCAGACTCAGCAGTTGGGCGAGCGGATCGGCCAGGCGGTGCGCGCCGGGGACGTGCTCATCCTGGATGGCCCGTTGGGGGCGGGCAAGACCACGCTGACTCAGGGCATTGCCCGCGGGATGGGGATTTCTGCGCGGGTCACCTCGCCGACGTTTACCATCGCCCGGGAGTACCACCCGGGCGGGGACGCGCCCGCGCTGATCCACGTGGATGCCTACCGGCTCATGGGAGGTCAGGATGCGGGGCCCGGGGACGCGCTGGATGCGCTGGAATCGCTCGACCTGGACGCCCAGCTCGATTCCGCGGTGGTGGTTGCCGAGTGGGGCAAGGGGATGTTTGATGTGCTCAGCCAGCGGTGTTGGCTGGTGACCATTGACCGCACGACGGCGGTGGAACAGGATCCTGATTCTCAGGCGCGGTTGATTTCTTGGCACCCGGTGGGCGTGGGGGAGGCGCCCAATGGGACCGGCGCGGAGCCGAAATCCGTGTTGTGA
- a CDS encoding vitamin K epoxide reductase family protein — protein MSEVHTPAVASQESYPARLISPGAWFGWLYVIGGIIGIVCSAIITVEKMKLAEDPNYVTVCDINAVVDCGNVMASSQASVFGFANPIIGLAGFGMVTLIGAAVLAGGRFAGWFWFGAQLGMTFAVVFVMWLFSQAVYVIEALCPYCMAVWAVTIVMFVYLTAWNLKQFGPANSGAINVLYRSRHVITVVWVVAIAVAILVKFRDYL, from the coding sequence ATGTCTGAGGTACACACTCCTGCCGTGGCTAGCCAGGAGTCCTATCCGGCGCGGCTGATCAGCCCCGGGGCCTGGTTTGGTTGGCTCTACGTCATCGGCGGCATCATCGGAATCGTCTGTTCGGCGATCATCACCGTGGAAAAGATGAAGCTGGCGGAAGACCCGAACTATGTCACCGTCTGTGACATCAATGCGGTGGTGGATTGCGGCAACGTGATGGCCTCATCGCAGGCGTCCGTCTTTGGTTTTGCCAACCCCATCATTGGCTTGGCGGGCTTTGGTATGGTCACGCTCATTGGGGCGGCGGTGCTGGCGGGGGGCCGCTTTGCGGGCTGGTTCTGGTTTGGCGCGCAGCTGGGGATGACGTTTGCGGTGGTCTTTGTCATGTGGCTGTTTTCCCAGGCCGTCTACGTTATTGAGGCGCTGTGCCCCTATTGCATGGCCGTGTGGGCCGTGACCATCGTGATGTTTGTTTATCTCACTGCGTGGAATCTCAAGCAGTTTGGTCCGGCGAACTCGGGTGCCATTAACGTTCTGTATCGCTCGCGCCACGTGATTACCGTGGTGTGGGTGGTGGCCATCGCGGTGGCTATTCTGGTGAAGTTCCGGGACTACCTGTAG
- the efeU gene encoding iron uptake transporter permease EfeU, which produces MFLANFLIALREGVEASLIVGVLVASVVKMGRRDVLPRLWLGVGLAALIPLAAGALMTWGPYTLTFQAQEILGGSLSLVAVAMLTWMIFWMADHSRELTASLRDQTRAALESSSAWALVWIAVISVGREGLETAIFVWATVKATATGGLWAPTLGVVTGLAVAIVIGWLIYRGTARINLGSFFFVTGLLLIVVAAGIVSYGIGDLQEAGVIPGQGTFAYDISGYFDGHIPGLTPDAWWFVLLEAMFNVNLSPSWLQVIGWAGYLIVVLPLFIVQARRRASKSARASKNKPANEQANKQAEQPAEQPAEGDAPAVRSAASISTSTPPEPHAPATPLRKEDQP; this is translated from the coding sequence GTGTTCCTCGCAAATTTCCTTATCGCGCTGCGTGAGGGAGTAGAAGCCTCCCTCATCGTCGGTGTTCTGGTGGCCAGCGTGGTCAAAATGGGCCGCCGCGATGTCCTCCCGCGCCTGTGGCTGGGAGTGGGCCTAGCGGCCCTGATCCCCCTGGCCGCGGGAGCTCTGATGACCTGGGGCCCGTACACCCTGACGTTCCAGGCCCAGGAGATCCTGGGCGGCAGCCTGTCCCTGGTAGCCGTGGCCATGCTGACGTGGATGATCTTCTGGATGGCCGATCACTCCCGGGAGCTGACGGCCTCGCTGCGGGATCAGACCCGCGCCGCCCTGGAGTCCTCCTCGGCGTGGGCGCTGGTGTGGATCGCCGTCATCTCCGTGGGCCGAGAGGGCCTGGAGACGGCCATCTTCGTGTGGGCCACCGTCAAGGCCACCGCCACGGGCGGCTTGTGGGCGCCGACATTAGGCGTGGTCACGGGCCTGGCGGTGGCAATTGTCATCGGGTGGTTGATCTACCGCGGGACCGCGCGCATCAACCTGGGTTCCTTCTTCTTTGTCACCGGGCTGCTGCTCATCGTCGTCGCCGCGGGCATTGTGTCCTACGGCATCGGCGATCTTCAGGAAGCCGGCGTGATCCCGGGGCAGGGGACCTTCGCCTATGACATCTCCGGCTACTTTGACGGCCACATCCCGGGCCTGACCCCGGACGCCTGGTGGTTTGTCCTGCTGGAGGCCATGTTCAACGTGAACCTCTCGCCGAGCTGGCTTCAGGTGATCGGCTGGGCAGGCTATCTCATTGTGGTCCTGCCGCTGTTCATCGTGCAGGCGCGGCGCCGCGCCAGCAAGAGCGCACGCGCCAGCAAAAACAAGCCGGCGAACGAGCAGGCCAACAAGCAGGCAGAACAGCCCGCAGAGCAGCCCGCCGAGGGCGATGCACCCGCGGTGCGCTCCGCGGCGTCGATAAGCACTTCAACTCCGCCGGAGCCGCACGCCCCGGCAACCCCTCTTCGAAAGGAAGACCAACCATGA